The window CATACAGTTTTCTTTCAATATGATAAATGATAAAACTCCTAAGATTTCTAAGATATCAACCAAAATActctttaaaatcaaaattgCTACTCTTTGTGCAATTACAACCTTACTGTAAGTGAAAACAATCTAAGAGGAATGCagattatttctaaaatgaattaaataaaaccaGTATCTATTTTACCTGTGAAAACTTGTGTCTAGAAACATTTCAAATTGATGTTTAAAGTCATTGCTTTGTAAAACAAAGAACCATCCTTTATAAAGCCTTTtacattcattttgaaaatcaaactTTAAGCTGGTGAAGTGTGAGTTAAAGATCTGAAGCAGTGCTTTGTTTCATAAAACTAGACTACTCTCTTCAAAGAGTAAGTCATGGTGTTCTGTGtcatatttcaattttaagttataaaaaatctaattttatggAAACATTTATTCATTACTAATATGTCAAAACCttaatgcagtaataaaaaaatGTGCATCATTGAGCAATTTCTGCATTGTCACTGACCCTTGTCTTAAAATGCTGCAATATAGAAAACGCAATTTTAATGCATGCAATAGCTTATGAACCAGTGCTCCTTTGAAACAGTCAATTACACATCAATGGGGGAGTGTCAAAGTGTTAATTACTACTCCTTTTGCCTTGGTGCGTAAATAAAGAGGTTGCTGACATTAACATTCCATCACACAGCTTCATGCCACAAAGCAAATTAACTGGGACAGAATGTGGTTTTCTGGGTCTACTGCACCTGGCAAAGCATTCTACAAGCTTTCGCATCTACTTAATCTTGGTGTATTTCAAATGCCTATGTTTGAATAAGCCAATCTTCCCCAATTCTAATGGCTGCACAAAATTTATGAGAGATAAGAATTAATGATTAGTAAATGGAAAACTAAGTGTAACCAAGTAGATTATAAATGTACTCCTCATGTATATCTCAAACAACTAAGATGACTAATCATCGATTTTAAAGTGAAACATATAATTGACCTCTAATATTTTGATTACTGCCTAAGAGGATATCAAAGTCCTGTAGTTGCATAAAGCTGTCAAAAAACTGGtaatttttgaacatttaaaaagttattcaatTGTGGTTTTTTTAGGTActctctttataattttattaaaaacatgctccagatgaaaattaaaataataatgaacataCATGGGTTTGCTCAATGAGGATAAGATTCAATTCAATTTGACATTTACTGAACTCTGATGCATTCAGACAACAAAATTCCAAGATAAAAATCAGATTTCTTAGGCTGTCTTAGATAAACTGTAGCTAGCAAAGTTTCTACCATGTAAAATCACTACATACTCATTTCTAATACCCTAGatctaatatataaattatatatatgaaatataagtGATGCTGTATACATCTGTAGTTAAAAAATCTTCAACAGGGGAGGGAGCATAGTTTAATCACAAAATACTACAGTAGAGGGGGAAATAACATTTTCTCTTACAATTTGTAACTACATCTTaaaaaaaaggcaatgaaaatacaaattgcCACGCATCTAAGGAATGAAGTCTTCTACGAATAAACAACTTTTTAGCTTAATAAAGTGCTTTTAATCATGGAATTTTATCAAGTACTTCCAAAGGTCACCATTATGATCAAAGTCATGGTGATCCTTTCAGTTGCTTTGTTGCTCCCTCTCTCGTCccaattttaaaaacacctaTTATAAATGGAACTATTTTTATCCAAATCTCTTGTAAGCATCTGATTACTGCTAGAACTTAATGAGAATGATGGGACAGTAGAGCTGGAAGGGCCTCAAGTTCAACAAGCCCATGTCATCTGAGTGGGTTTTCATGGTCTCCTCGGGTTTTTacactctcttctctttttttaaaatcacaaatgcCACCTTGTGTACTTGGTTTCTGGTTcccaattcattttaaataatcttttaaacTGTCCTCTTGTTTGCAAGTCTATCATACTTGCTAGGGTAATCTACAGATAAAGCTGCAACCATAATGGCAGAACCTCACAGAACATATTGTTTCAGAGTAGCATGTTCCCAGCTCTTTATTCCTCAAAGAATAAACCCCAAAACTTACCAAGTGAATCAATGAAGTCTTTATTATTCTGATAAAACTTCACATATGATGCCAATTTAGCACTCACAAAAATGGTTAAAAGctatacagatgagaaaaaaacaagattATCAAGAGAGAATCAAGATTTACACTCAagatattttttgggggggctggggttgtggttcagtggtacagtgcttgcttattagcatgtgtgaggcactgggtttgattctcagcaccacatataaataagtaaaataaagatccatcaacaacttaaaaaagaaagtaaagccatttaaaaaaaaaaaaaaaaaaaaaaaagattatttttttaagacactGACTCCTAACAATAAAACTCCACATTTCTTTTGATGCAGAAATATCAAATTGTTTCATCAAATTATCACTCAAAACCATCTCTTTTCATATGACTCACTgttaaaatgaaacaatcaataCAGTGAGCTCTAAATTATCAACATCAAAAGATGGTGGTTAATGGCACGATCCAAATTGAAAATAATCCAAAAAGTATGTtcatgtgttttgttgttgttgctgatgTGTTTTTAACTATCAGATTTATCTTCCTATTTGGTAGGCTAGTGAcataagcaataaaaaataaatgtgtattactGAGATCCATAATGGCCAGAATTATGTTAGGAGAAAGTAAAGAGAAGAAGAACATGATTGTATGCAGTAGTTGGAGATAGTTGGTCCTAAATATCAGCCTTTCCTGATATAAAGAGAGTAAGATCTACTCAATAGTCATGttcattaatgaaagaaaaaaagaatactgctGCTTCAGTATGTAagattttggaaaaaagaaaatttttcataCTGAAGAACAATTACTTACATCATGAATAAGCTCGCCTTCCAAAAACTTGACTGGTTTTAAAGTAAGAAGATGGtcaaaaagaaatgcatttggaTCTTTCAATGCTCGTACAATACACCttaaccagaaaacaaaaacacaagctCAGTCTTGAAATCCCAGATTTTGCTAACTTTTTTACCGGtcacaaaatacatttaattcagTAAACTAAGAGTCCAATGTACACATAATAAAAAATGGTACAGGAAGGGATTTTAAAAGGTCAATAAGCATTTTTATCAGGTCTGTTTtaacataatgaaataaaagttgtacaCAAAAagctgaagagagagaaaaatggtaaGCAAAGAACACTAAACAGAAGCATCTTACCATATGCTAGAAAAATGGTTTACAAGCGTAATATCTTTTATTCCTGAGAACAACACAAAGAGCCACAGTATCTTGACTGTTTCACTGTTGATTAAACAGGCTCAGAAAGAATAGGTGCTAATTAGAGGACGGAGTAAAAATCTGAATGTAGTGTATTTATCCTTTAAGTCAAAAACTTTTACCACTATCTACCCTGTTTAACAACTCCTACCATTGAACAGGTCCATGTGTAGCTATAACTCTATTAAAAAGCTTAATAAAACATTGGttccattcttatttttacttaaatCCAGGACTaaagttcttattttcttattagcAATGGCTAATAAAGCAATTCATCAACTTTTCCCTATCTACGTAACAATACTAAGACAAACTGACCCAAGATTAGATTCCAGTTCATAGGATGGAATCATTATCCCCATACCAACAAGATCCATAAAGTAAACACCAAGTGGCTACTTCACATGCCATGTATGGTTCTTCCAAAACCCAACCTTGAATTTGCATATCAATATTAGAACTACCAGGAAACACATTATTGAATCACTATTGGTTGCAGAAATGATTTCAGAATCATGTAACTAAATACTGTAGCTCACCTCCAAGTTGCTGACAAGCCCTTATTATAGTAATGTTTAATGTTACCTGTGGGCATCAACTCGAGCCTGGGAAGCATTGTCCTCCGTATAACTTCCGAGCAATTCCACCATGACTTTTGAAGCAGCATCACTAAGGAGAAATACTGCTTTAGGAATATGAATGCAtcctgtcattcattcattaaaaaaaaatacacattaaatgGCAGGTACTGTCCGGATAATatataggggtgtgtgtgtgtttgtgtgtatatgtgtatataaatgatGACCAAGAAACACAACATAGTCCACAACAATTGAAAAACCATGGAACTTTCCTTTTTGTAGGAAAATCAGACAACtaaggaaaaataatacataagtGTTATGAAAGAAACAAGAGGTGATGCAATGGAATAGGGCAGAAAGCAGAGTGTACTTTATACAGCAAGAGCAGGGTGAGAAAGGCAAGCTGAGACTGAAAACATGCAGATttccttttcatgttcttttcttgAGTGCAATAAAATCTAGTGGTAAAAGATAGGGGTAGATGAATTTCTGAGGGATAACCAAGTATAAATGCTCAGGGTGGGGAAAAAGTTTGGTTGTGTCCCAGAAACTGTTAGGACGGTACAGCTGTTGAGCCAACATCAAATATTTTAGTAATTCTACTCAAGATATTCTTCCaattaaattatcattaaaattatgtAGATGATCACCTTACTGCCACAAAAAgggtaaaataaatacattcattcaACTTCAACTTTTTAGAACTATATCTTAAAAACTTTAAAGGTATtccaaaattctttcaaaattaagGTCTCCTAAGATGTATGAATATAATTATAGGATAGTTAAGTGGTAGCTAGTCTCTTAAATATAGTGATATAACTATAAAAATTCAAAGGGAAACTAAGGAAAACCACATTCTACTCATTGTTAATTACCCTTTTATATACTCTTAAGTACAAGTATGAAGTTCCATTTCCTATTTGAAGCTGCCACAATACTTCAATCAAATACATTTTATCAGctaaaagaaatctttttaatTCACAAGGATCAGACAAAATAATCCATATGGCCTGGTATCTCATGTATTACAAGGGCTCAGCTGACtagcattatcttttaaaaatgtgtgacaCATCTGAACcaccaatatataaataaaatcatgaaaggGTACCCATAAATGTTCAGCATTCCTACATTAATAGAGCAAGGTAAATCTCAGAATCTTGCTATGTAAAAGCAGGGGAAAAAATTAATGTATCCTAAAGAACACCAAATCTTAAAATGGGCCAggagataaatattttatcatcacATTCACCAAACCCATACTTTAGTAGGTGGACACCTACTCTACTGAAAGGCCCTTACAAACTACATTAACAATTTtgtacttcctttaaaaaaaaaagaaaccctgaagagtaagatgaaatctgtTTCAGAAAAAATTTACTATGATTGTGCAGAGCAATACTGAAGAACACTTTGAAGACTGTTGCAACCACCAGGGAAGCAATGATACTGGCTGGTAGAGACAAAATCACTGTAGAGGCAGAAATAACCAGATGTGTGATAAAGTGGATGGAAAGGAGGGAATCAAGGATGTCACTGGGTTTTCTTGCTTAAGTAAATGGTCCTGTCATTTACTGAACATGAAGATTTAACttggagaaaaagataaaatcatttgGGTCACATTGTTCATGACACCTGTGGGTACATCCAAGTGAAAATAGGAAACAGTTGGACATATAGATCTGAAGTGTGGAAGAGCAGCCAGCATTAAAGACGTGGCTTTTCAATCTGTAGGTGACAAGCCACAGACAAGATGACCTAAGGAGAAAGTACGAGTGAGGAAAAAGGTCCTAAAACAACATCTTGAGTAATATCAGCCTTTAAAGGAAGAGGAAGACTAATTTACAAATGTGTCAGAATGAACTTCCTGAGAGTCTGGAGGAAAACAAGGACAGTGGTGTCACCTAAGTGGAATGAGGAATTTCTGAGGGAAGGGGTACAATGGCCATATGCTACTGAAAGGTTAAGATGACAAGGAGTGCAGATGTCCACAGGACTGCATCTGTTCTTAAATATGAAGGAACTGAAACTCAAATACTGGAAACTAATTTTCACATGTCTGAAAACTGGGAGTGATATCAGGGTTCTTAATGCTTGCCAAGTGCTTAAAGATCTGAATAGAGGGAGTCACATGGAAACCTGGGAGAGTACTCTAGGAAGAAAAGCCAGAACCAGAGCACTGGAAATAGCTTTGCCTTTTACTCTGAATGAAGCCACCAGAAGGTCCTGGGTAGAGGGGAAAAATGGTCAATCTGATCTTCCAAATTAAATAGAACTTTCTGGCACCTATATTGAACAGATTGCAGAAGGACAAGAACCAGAACAGACTGGGTAAGAGGCTACTtcaataatcaaaaaaaaaagaaatgatggtaGCTTAGGCCACATGGTAGCATCAGAAGTGATGAGAAGTTGGTTTGACTTTAGAGTTCAAAGTTGATAgaatttactgaaaaataaattggtttagaaggaaaaaaaaaaaaatctatcgtTCACACTTGTAGGTGTCAAGTTTTAAACACCTTCCGAACACCTGAATGGAGACGTCAAATAGGAACAGAAATCGGGAGTTCAGGCAAGAAACAGAGGAGGGAATTAGTTGAAAATCATCAATATATAGATAATATACATTTAAGATAATGTACATATCTTTAATCTTTTCATCAACCCTGAGATAAGTACTACTATTATTTATCTACTTTGAAgtaggaaactaaggcacagcaACATCAAGTCACTTATTCAGGGTCATACAAGTAGCAAACCCAAGATCTGCATTCCAGTAGCATATTTAATGGATGGATTAAAATAGAGATTCTTTATCTAATAGCTTTTATGCTCTCCATTTGAAATGGTATTTGTTATAAACTAAGTCCTCTTAACACTTTACTGACAACTGGCTAGAATGCTGTCCAGAAGCACACCAGCTTATAAAAGTACCCACTATTTCTGAATGATTACACTGCAAAGGCAAGAATCCcctgcttattttcttttataacaaaACACTCCaactttcacaataaaaatatatacatttcctcttctttgttagtctgtaaaaaatttagtAATTTACCACAAGAGAAGCATATTAATCTTGCTAATACTCTAATCCATTAAACTCTCCATGCGCTGAAAGCTAGTACAGGGAAATTTCTGTAAGAAAACTAAACTGAAGACTGATTACTTTTCCTAAAAGTCTTTGACCATgatgagaaaagaggaagggtAGGTCGAAAAGCTAGAATTATCTATCATTAAACAAAAAcatcactaatttttaaaaactagaccAAACGTATCATTTGTAGGCATCCTAAAACTGGGTAGgtagaagaataaatattttgggcATAAAATTTACCAGGTTGAacaaaagccctagaaaagaccTTGCCAAAGCCCAAAGGGTACTCATTTAGTACAGCCCACTGCCAAGTTTCAGCTCAGGGTCAATGTCTACTTAAGAGACTTTGTGGTAACATTTGATTGATGGGCTCTAATCATCACTCAACAAAAACTATCTCATATTAAGAATCAAAGGACCATTAAATAATTTAGGCTAATGTTATAAACAGCTTTGGATTAACAATTTTACCATTTTGAAACAAAAGccgattttattttttaaatagtttaaacaTGAGGGGAAATCACCCCAATCTTTGCAGTTATCTTTTAACTTAATAGGTAAAatttacagaaatatatttttaacaactATGGAGAACAGAACAAAATTACTGGCCctccctgtctttaaaaaaaaacactaccaCCCACTTTACTGCTTGTTAAGTTTTAAGTTCATTACTCCTGAATACCTTTTCTTACAATCCACAAGTGCCTCATAAAGTAGTCTTAAAAGGGTGtgttttttttcagtgttgagaTTCCAGTCAGAAATCCATTTTCTCACCTATAATGAGATtgacaaaaggagaaaaattagtgACATagttgaatatattttcacaatttaaaagaCAACATTTAGAATACATAATAGCTACTTCCTATTTTAGCTACAATATGTAGCTACATTTCTTGTAAGCAGAACAATTATTACCCACAGTAACTCACTTGATCCAGCTCAGTTGGAATGTACTGGATGGCTCCACAAGATGCTGCCACTTTAATGAGGCTGCAATACACTGTGTATCTTACAGGAGTATTCTTATCCATTCCATGGAAAAGATTGCTTAGCCTGATTAACAAACAATAAACGTTTGAGATCAGCAACCATGGTGTTAAGTTGAGGTGATCTGCTCTCACAACAAACTTGAAACAGTACTATTAGTAATTTCATATCGCGAAGGAAGGAACTAGCACAAGTTCAGTGGTAGTAAGAGCCATAGCTGACAGTCAAGTTCCAGAATGCCTGCTCTTAACCACTAAAAGGTAGTGTCATGTAAATAGCCCCTTTGAAAAACCAGACCTCTTTTCCTTCTTACTTACAATTGTAGTCTCAGAGATGGGCGTTCACCTTCCCGAAACTTGACCAGCTTTTCACACAGACTTTCGATCAATGCTTCTTGCTTGTCAGCTTCCAGGATCAACAGGAGGGATACCACACTGTTCATCACACTTTCCACATCTACACAAGTATCAATAACATAACTGTTGTGATGCAATGTCTAGTTAAATATGTATTTCCAGGGTTTTAATACAATGGAAGTCactaaaattaagataatttaacaagataaaatctGCCTACTCTGAAACAGCTGTCCTCAATGGACGGCAGCAAAAATATATTCTGTATGAAAGCAAACTGAACTAGCTCTATTGCACAGCTAACATTCACAAAGCAATTTACATGTCTTATTAGTGAGGAAGGAAATTGTTATCCAAGATTTGGTTTCCATTTAGGAAAATAGATGAGTGATTTGCAAATCTctacattcatattttttaacaCTTGTATTATATTCAATTGCCTGGAAGTTACTGGTTAGCCTTTAGGTTAGGATATTGTCTCAATTAAGGAAAACTTCATACTACATGTAGAAAGTTATTTAGAGATGAAAACTCTTAGCTTTCTGGTTGACTGACTTATTTTCAAGTTCTATAAAGATTATTCATATGCCAAGTTTAATCTCTAAACCTTAAGAGGTTTGGGAACCCACAATTTAAGAAGTTCCTCACTTTAACTCAATAAATGTGGAATTGGTCTAATAATTAAATGGTTTTTAGACTACTTGGAACTATATCCCATTTGGTATTTATCTAAACCTCATGAAGAGCAAAgagtttcattgtttttcttcagttCCTTCTAAAATCACTAGCATTTAGTGTGTGTAAAAACATTCAAGAAATATACAATGTTAAAAGGTTTGGTTGGCGTTGGGGctttggttcagtggtagagcacttgtctaccaagtgtgaggcactgggtttgattctcagcaccgcatataaataaaataaaataaagattccatcaagggctgggactgtggctcagtgatggagcacttgccccacatgcatgaggcactgggttcgatcctcagcaccacataaaaataaataatataaaggtaatgtgtccatctacaactaaaaaatattaaaacaaaaagaattccatcaacatctaaaataaatttagaaa of the Sciurus carolinensis chromosome 11, mSciCar1.2, whole genome shotgun sequence genome contains:
- the Eif3m gene encoding eukaryotic translation initiation factor 3 subunit M → MSVPAFIDISEEDQAAELRAYLKSKGAEISEENSEGGLHVDLAQIIEACDVCLKEDDKDVESVMNSVVSLLLILEADKQEALIESLCEKLVKFREGERPSLRLQLLSNLFHGMDKNTPVRYTVYCSLIKVAASCGAIQYIPTELDQVRKWISDWNLNTEKKHTLLRLLYEALVDCKKSDAASKVMVELLGSYTEDNASQARVDAHRCIVRALKDPNAFLFDHLLTLKPVKFLEGELIHDLLTIFVSAKLASYVKFYQNNKDFIDSLGLLHEQNMAKMRLLTFMGMAVENKEISFDTMQQELQIGADDVEAFVIDAVRTKMVYCKIDQTQRKVVVSHSTHRTFGKQQWQQLYDTLNAWKQNLNKVKNSLLSLSDT